From the genome of Capsicum annuum cultivar UCD-10X-F1 unplaced genomic scaffold, UCD10Xv1.1 ctg77674, whole genome shotgun sequence:
AGGTTGTTGGTGATAGGTACCAAATTGGGATAATCAAGAGGAGGAAGTACTATCAGATTGGGATAGTCTCTTGCAAATTCAGTCAACTCATTATAGATCCAAGGATCAGAGGGCCTAAGATAAATAGCATGAGGCGAATCGCTCTGTCGACGTACGGGAATATAAAAGAATTCACCCAACGAATGAATATGAAAAGATGGACGTACTTGCACCACTCCTCCACCAGCAGGCTCCGAAATAATATCTTGAAAGCGTGCACGTTGTTGCGTGGTAGCAACAGTTTCATGGAAAAGCAAATTACTAATTGATTGTTTATTTCGATTGCTTGATGAATGCTTCAACGGAAATGACAGACATAAAATTTCCTGAAAACAAACAAAATGTACGAGGAAGAATACTAATAATTTTCTTACAGAAAGAGAGAGCAATGCgacaatccaaaataattaaaaagtactAATGAAAATTGAGTTATCTGTATAATTTTTAAACACACACTCATATCACAGTTTTACTATCAAatctactactatatatatatatatatattgacacaGTTTTTTGAATATAAGAACAACAATACTAGTATATTATCTAGATAACCATAACTTGTTTGTTATCTTGCCAATTTGCTTATGTAAGTTACCATTTAAAATGAATCACATCTTGTACATACCTCTCTTTCAGTTGTGCGAGAATTCATTCCTCCCATTTTTAAGCCATGGCAGCATAACTCTTCCTAGCGACAGAAAGGAAAAAAGAGGTGAAATATCGCAAAgtaaacacaaaaagaaaaaggaatgaaTGAAGAATGAAGCAGTGTTACC
Proteins encoded in this window:
- the LOC107861493 gene encoding uncharacterized protein LOC107861493 encodes the protein MRIDKLLEELCCHGLKMGGMNSRTTEREEILCLSFPLKHSSSNRNKQSISNLLFHETVATTQQRARFQDIISEPAGGGVVQVRPSFHIHSLGEFFYIPVRRQSDSPHAIYLRPSDPWIYNELTEFARDYPNLIVLPPLDYPNLVPITNNLLKRIIAGIHKHRLWLMSILFSVTLGVCWPI